In a genomic window of Epinephelus lanceolatus isolate andai-2023 chromosome 3, ASM4190304v1, whole genome shotgun sequence:
- the LOC117254717 gene encoding galactosylceramide sulfotransferase-like — MMHQTQERPPWQLLVKRVTVASLLISIILLYALSTFHINISPPELPVPHSCAPQPDKHSTQPTTKSSQQDNDICVPKVDIMFMKTHKTASSTFLNILFRFGEKHKLKFAFPSSRNDFFYPSSFQRTYVQGYKSGMCFNIMCNHMRFNAPEVAKVLPRDTFYITILRDPAELFESSFHYFGHVVPLTWTIPGEDTMAEFLRDPNHYFSKSGLNSFYLKNLLFFDFGQDNTLDPDDPRVEESIKAISERFHLVMLMEHFEESLILLKDALCWEMDDLLFFKLNSRKESIVSKLTPELRAKALQWNAIDWELYKHFNHTFWEKVEAYGRKHMAEDVAELRRRNMELVEICIEGGHAVDAGSIHDAAMQPWQPIGERSIEGYNLKKNVDKAHQELCRKMLTPEIQYLTDLGVNLWVTKLWGHVRKIINL, encoded by the exons ATGATGCACCAAACACAAGAGAGGCCGCCGTGGCAGCTCCTGGTCAAACGTGTGACTGTCGCCAGCCTGCTCATCAGTATAATTCTGCTCTACGCTCTTTCAACATTCCACATCAACATCAGTCCACCAGA ACTCCCAGTGCCTCACTCTTGTGCTCCCCAACCAGACAAGCACAGCACCCAGCCAACCACAAAGAGCTCACAGCAAGACAATGACATCTGTGTTCCGAAAGTAGATATCATGTTTATGAAGACCCATAAAACTGCCAGCAGCACCTTCCTCAACATCCTGTTCCGCTTTGGAGAGAAGCACAAACTCAAATTTGCCTTCCCTAGCAGCCGTAATGACTTCTTCTATCCCTCGTCTTTTCAGCGCACATATGTTCAAGGCTACAAGTCTGGAATGTGTTTTAACATCATGTGTAACCACATGCGATTCAATGCACCCGAAGTGGCCAAAGTGCTGCCCAGAGACACTTTCTACATCACAATCCTGCGAGATCCAGCAGAGCTCTTTGAGTCATCCTTTCATTACTTTGGTCATGTTGTTCCTCTGACTTGGACAATACCAGGTGAGGATACGATGGCTGAGTTCCTGCGTGATCCAAACCACTACTTCAGCAAAAGTGGATTAAACTCCTTTTACCTGAAGAACCTGCTGTTTTTTGACTTTGGGCAGGACAACACTCTGGATCCAGATGACCCCCGTGTAGAGGAGAGCATCAAGGCCATCTCTGAGCGTTTTCACCTAGTTATGCTAATGGAGCATTTTGAGGAGTCACTCATCCTGCTTAAGGATGCTCTCTGCTGGGAGATGGATGACCTCCTCTTCTTCAAGCTCAACTCTCGTAAGGAATCCATTGTATCTAAACTGACTCCGGAGCTTAGGGCGAAGGCTCTGCAGTGGAATGCCATTGACTGGGAGCTTTACAAACATTTTAACCACACCTTCTGGGAGAAGGTGGAGGCTTATGGAAGAAAGCATATGGCAGAGGATGTCGCAGAGCTCAGGAGGAGGAACATGGAATTGGTGGAGATCTGCATTGAGGGAGGTCATGCTGTTGATGCTGGAAGCATTCATGATGCAGCCATGCAGCCGTGGCAGCCCATTGGAGAGAGGTCAATTGAAGGAtacaatttgaaaaaaaatgtagacaAAGCTCATCAGGAGTTGTGCCGAAAAATGTTAACTCCGGAAATTCAATATCTGACAGACTTGGGGGTTAACTTGTGGGTCACAAAGCTGTGGGGACATGTCAGGAAGATCATTAACTTATGA